One genomic segment of Nocardia spumae includes these proteins:
- a CDS encoding pyridoxamine 5'-phosphate oxidase family protein, with protein sequence MSEITSAAELRELLGEPTPRAATKERTRLHQRDREWIATAPFAVLATSDADGNCDASPKGDPAGFVHVIDDLTLAIPERPGNRRGDGYFNILSNPHVGVLFLIPGRNETLRINGRARLLRDAPYFDDMVVKGHRPILAIEVAVEQIFYHCAKALLRSELWRPERWPRDPLPSHAVLVKEVQRNTTESLEQLRDYYSPENYGRMLY encoded by the coding sequence ATGAGCGAGATCACCAGCGCCGCCGAACTTCGGGAACTGCTCGGTGAGCCGACGCCCCGCGCCGCGACGAAGGAACGGACGCGACTGCACCAGCGCGACCGAGAGTGGATCGCGACCGCGCCGTTCGCCGTCCTGGCGACCAGCGACGCCGACGGGAACTGCGATGCCTCCCCGAAGGGTGATCCGGCGGGATTCGTGCACGTGATCGACGACCTCACCCTGGCCATCCCGGAGCGGCCGGGCAACCGCCGGGGCGACGGATACTTCAACATCCTGTCGAATCCGCACGTCGGGGTGCTCTTCCTCATTCCCGGACGCAACGAGACGTTGCGGATCAACGGTCGCGCGCGGTTGCTGCGCGATGCGCCCTATTTCGACGACATGGTGGTCAAGGGGCACCGGCCGATCCTCGCCATCGAGGTCGCGGTCGAGCAGATCTTCTACCACTGTGCCAAGGCGTTGCTGCGCAGTGAGTTGTGGCGTCCCGAGCGCTGGCCGCGAGATCCCCTGCCCAGCCATGCGGTCCTGGTGAAGGAGGTCCAGCGCAACACCACCGAATCACTGGAACAGCTGCGGGACTATTACTCGCCGGAGAACTACGGGCGAATGCTGTACTGA
- a CDS encoding hydroxysqualene dehydroxylase → MAEQYGAVSRRTVLRGAAGAGVLTAGAMLRPIRANADPGRRVAIFGGGVAGLTAAHELIERGFEVTLYERRALGGKARSIPVAGSGRDGRSDLPGEHGFRFFPGFYHHLPDTMRRIPFAGNANGVWDNLVPAAEARFSRAGADDTIVPMGKAGKPWASPDDFRQTVASVVSTSMKMPMTDAMYFANRLLVFNTSCDDRRMGQWEKVAWRDFVGARGRSQEFRMLMSRTLTTLLVAAKDDHASTRTIGSMGEQFLGNPLETGNDGPLDRLLNGPTNEAWIDPWVAHLRGLGVRFESAELSGLEVRDRRISGARISGGGGGNRSVDADYFVLAVPVEVARGLWTPEILAVRPELAAMNDLVVNWMSGIQFYLRRPTEIARGHTAYVDSPWSLTSIAQNQFWARTKVSELGDGSVRDCLSVDISDWNTPGILYGKPAIECTHDEIAREVWAQLGKHLEGRSALRDSDLVSWFLDTGVDWDAARGRNTNADPLLINTAGSWAARPEAHGGLENLFLAGDYVRTHIDLATMEGACEAARTAVNALLDVAGSDAARCRLFTLYRSPELEPLRQADRARYAAGQPNMFDVPM, encoded by the coding sequence ATGGCAGAACAATACGGGGCCGTCTCGCGAAGAACGGTACTTCGCGGGGCGGCCGGCGCGGGCGTGTTGACCGCGGGCGCGATGCTGCGTCCCATTCGTGCGAATGCCGATCCGGGTCGGCGGGTCGCGATTTTCGGGGGCGGCGTCGCCGGTCTGACCGCCGCACACGAATTGATCGAACGCGGATTCGAGGTCACGCTCTACGAACGCCGGGCGCTCGGCGGTAAGGCGCGCAGTATTCCGGTGGCGGGCAGCGGCCGCGACGGCCGCTCCGACCTGCCGGGCGAGCACGGATTCCGCTTCTTCCCCGGCTTCTATCACCACCTTCCCGACACCATGCGGCGAATTCCGTTCGCGGGTAATGCCAACGGCGTCTGGGACAATCTCGTTCCGGCCGCCGAGGCACGATTCTCCCGTGCCGGTGCCGACGACACCATCGTGCCGATGGGCAAGGCCGGAAAGCCGTGGGCGAGCCCGGACGATTTCCGTCAAACCGTCGCCTCGGTGGTCTCCACATCGATGAAGATGCCGATGACCGACGCGATGTATTTCGCGAATCGGCTGCTGGTCTTCAATACCAGCTGTGACGACCGGCGCATGGGCCAGTGGGAGAAAGTGGCCTGGCGCGATTTCGTGGGTGCCCGGGGCCGCTCCCAGGAATTCCGCATGCTGATGTCGCGCACGCTGACCACGCTGCTGGTCGCGGCCAAGGACGATCACGCCAGCACCCGCACGATCGGCTCGATGGGCGAACAGTTCCTGGGCAATCCGCTGGAAACCGGTAACGACGGGCCGCTGGACCGGCTGTTGAACGGCCCCACCAACGAGGCGTGGATCGATCCGTGGGTGGCGCACCTGCGCGGGCTCGGGGTGCGGTTCGAATCCGCCGAATTGAGCGGGCTCGAGGTGCGCGATCGGCGGATCTCCGGTGCTCGGATCTCCGGTGGCGGGGGCGGAAACCGGTCCGTGGACGCCGACTATTTCGTCCTGGCGGTGCCGGTCGAGGTCGCGCGCGGATTGTGGACGCCGGAAATTCTCGCGGTCCGACCGGAATTGGCGGCGATGAACGATCTGGTCGTCAACTGGATGAGTGGTATCCAGTTCTATCTGCGCCGGCCCACCGAGATCGCGCGCGGGCACACCGCCTACGTCGATTCCCCGTGGTCGCTGACCTCCATCGCGCAGAATCAATTCTGGGCCCGCACCAAGGTTTCCGAACTCGGCGACGGTTCGGTCCGGGACTGCCTGTCGGTCGATATCTCGGACTGGAACACACCGGGCATTCTCTACGGCAAACCGGCGATCGAATGCACCCATGACGAAATCGCCAGGGAGGTCTGGGCGCAGCTCGGCAAACACCTGGAAGGCCGTTCGGCACTGCGGGATTCGGATCTGGTGTCCTGGTTCCTCGATACCGGTGTGGACTGGGACGCCGCGCGCGGGCGCAATACCAATGCCGATCCGCTGCTCATCAATACCGCGGGCTCGTGGGCGGCTCGGCCCGAAGCGCACGGTGGTCTCGAAAATCTTTTCCTGGCGGGCGATTACGTGCGCACCCATATCGACCTCGCGACCATGGAGGGGGCCTGCGAGGCGGCCCGGACCGCGGTGAACGCCCTGCTGGACGTGGCCGGTTCCGATGCCGCCCGCTGCCGGTTGTTCACGCTGTACCGGTCGCCGGAGCTGGAGCCGCTGCGCCAGGCCGACCGCGCGCGCTACGCCGCCGGGCAGCCGAACATGTTCGACGTGCCGATGTAG